From a region of the Trueperaceae bacterium genome:
- a CDS encoding NAD-dependent protein deacetylase: MLSGAGISTESGIPDYRSPERLRRPRRPITFQQFTRSEEQRRRYWARSAIGWQAMAGAIPNDGHAALATMESSGAIEGIVTQNVDGLHQKAGSRKVLELHGSLESVLCLECRRITPRSEMQELLLELNPQLDASAVEIAPDGDADLPERAIESVRVPVCTSCGGVLKPNVVFFGENVPKERVERCARAVEDAEVLLVVGSSLAVMSGMRWVLAAVRAGKPVAIVNDGPTRGDELATLKVAGRLGEALPRLAHELEAGAAAA, translated from the coding sequence GTGCTCAGCGGCGCTGGCATCAGCACCGAGTCGGGAATACCCGACTACCGGAGCCCAGAGAGGCTCCGTCGGCCACGGCGACCGATTACTTTCCAGCAGTTCACGAGGAGCGAAGAGCAGCGCCGTCGCTACTGGGCGAGGAGTGCCATCGGCTGGCAGGCGATGGCAGGGGCGATCCCGAACGATGGTCACGCCGCTCTGGCGACGATGGAATCGTCCGGGGCTATCGAAGGAATCGTCACTCAGAACGTCGACGGCCTGCATCAGAAGGCAGGCAGCCGCAAGGTACTGGAACTGCACGGCAGCCTGGAGTCGGTGCTCTGCCTGGAGTGCAGGCGGATCACCCCGCGCAGCGAGATGCAGGAGCTGCTTCTCGAACTCAATCCGCAGCTCGACGCCTCGGCGGTGGAGATCGCGCCCGACGGCGACGCCGACCTGCCGGAGCGAGCGATCGAGAGCGTGCGGGTGCCGGTCTGCACGAGTTGCGGCGGCGTACTGAAGCCGAACGTGGTGTTCTTCGGCGAGAACGTGCCCAAGGAACGCGTCGAACGGTGCGCAAGGGCCGTAGAGGACGCGGAGGTTCTGCTCGTAGTGGGTTCCTCGCTGGCGGTGATGTCCGGCATGCGCTGGGTGCTGGCGGCAGTTAGGGCCGGCAAGCCGGTCGCGATCGTCAACGACGGCCCGACCCGCGGTGATGAGCTGGCGACCCTGAAAGTGGCAGGCAGGCTGGGCGAGGCCTTGCCTAGGCTCGCGCACGAGCTTGAGGCGGGCGCGGCAGCGGCCTAG
- the msrB gene encoding peptide-methionine (R)-S-oxide reductase MsrB translates to MAESQEKLNRNKSEWREQLEPERYSVMFEEGTEPPGSSPLNYEKREGVYVCAACGQSLFESDTKYESGSGWPSFYRAIPGALEFSTDYKIGYARTEYHCARCGSHQGHLFDDGPEPTGQRYCNNGLSLRFEPEGAEES, encoded by the coding sequence ATGGCGGAATCCCAGGAGAAGCTGAACCGGAACAAGAGCGAGTGGCGTGAACAGCTCGAACCCGAGCGTTACAGCGTGATGTTCGAGGAGGGAACGGAACCGCCCGGCAGCAGCCCGCTCAACTACGAGAAGCGGGAGGGCGTCTACGTGTGCGCCGCTTGCGGCCAATCGCTCTTCGAGAGCGACACCAAGTACGAGAGCGGCAGTGGTTGGCCCAGCTTCTACCGGGCCATCCCAGGAGCGCTCGAGTTCAGCACCGATTACAAGATCGGCTACGCCCGCACCGAGTACCACTGCGCTCGCTGCGGCAGCCACCAGGGCCACCTGTTCGACGACGGCCCGGAGCCCACGGGGCAACGCTACTGCAACAACGGCCTCTCCCTTCGCTTCGAGCCGGAAGGGGCAGAGGAGTCCTGA
- a CDS encoding DUF4112 domain-containing protein, with amino-acid sequence MAGVRKGSRSERRGAHRTDPHVALDRSPMRPRDTLDPKEKHLAEIQELAHLLDNSIRIPLINYRVGIDALVGLVPVVGDFTAFGLAGWIIYRAARMGAPKGLLAKMLANSLGDTLVGSIPGLGTIVDFTWKSNSRNLRMLERFLSEDR; translated from the coding sequence ATGGCCGGCGTACGGAAGGGGAGCAGGAGCGAACGCCGCGGCGCCCATCGGACCGATCCGCATGTGGCGCTCGACCGGAGCCCGATGCGCCCCCGGGACACACTCGACCCCAAGGAGAAGCACCTCGCCGAGATCCAGGAACTAGCCCACCTGCTCGACAACTCGATCCGCATCCCGCTCATCAACTACCGCGTCGGCATCGATGCGCTGGTGGGACTGGTGCCGGTGGTCGGCGACTTCACCGCATTCGGGCTGGCTGGCTGGATCATCTACCGGGCAGCGCGGATGGGCGCGCCGAAGGGCCTGCTCGCCAAGATGCTGGCGAACTCGCTCGGCGACACACTGGTGGGTTCTATACCCGGGCTCGGCACGATCGTGGACTTCACCTGGAAGTCGAACAGTCGCAATCTGCGGATGCTCGAGCGTTTCCTGTCGGAGGACCGGTGA
- a CDS encoding aminotransferase class IV: MPRGTHEAVPDERNAGVQVYVDGDFFARDEAKVSVFDSGFLVGDGVWEGIRLHRGRFVFLDRHLDRLYSGAAAIGLDIGKSRAELTEALYETVRRNGMEDGVHVRLMVTRGKKKTPSQDPRLTVGGPTIVIVAEHKEADLAVAEQGLRLFTSTTRRPPPDTLDPKLNCHSKLHEVIALVQALRAGADEALMLDPTGAVATCNATNFFIVRSGEVWTSTGLYCMNGITRQMVLELCRANGVPAFEKAFSLTDVYSADEAFVTGTFGGLTPVVEVDGRSIGYGEPGPITASLSALYRSLVDQAAGER, encoded by the coding sequence GTGCCTCGAGGTACCCATGAAGCCGTTCCCGACGAGCGGAACGCGGGAGTTCAGGTCTACGTGGACGGTGACTTCTTCGCGCGTGACGAGGCGAAGGTGTCGGTGTTCGACTCCGGATTCCTGGTCGGTGACGGAGTGTGGGAGGGGATCCGGTTGCACCGCGGCCGCTTCGTCTTCCTGGACCGTCACCTCGACCGGCTCTACTCGGGCGCTGCCGCCATCGGCCTGGACATCGGCAAGAGCAGGGCGGAGCTCACCGAGGCGCTCTACGAGACGGTCAGGCGCAACGGGATGGAGGACGGCGTCCATGTTCGCCTGATGGTGACGAGGGGGAAGAAGAAGACGCCGTCCCAGGACCCCAGGCTCACGGTCGGTGGGCCCACCATCGTGATAGTCGCCGAGCACAAGGAGGCAGACCTGGCGGTGGCGGAGCAGGGACTGAGGCTCTTCACGTCCACCACTCGCCGACCGCCTCCCGACACCCTCGATCCCAAGCTCAACTGCCATTCGAAACTGCACGAGGTGATCGCCCTGGTGCAGGCGCTGCGGGCGGGCGCCGACGAAGCCCTGATGCTCGACCCCACCGGCGCCGTGGCGACCTGCAACGCGACCAACTTCTTCATCGTCCGGTCGGGCGAGGTGTGGACCTCGACCGGCCTCTACTGCATGAACGGGATCACCAGGCAGATGGTCCTCGAGCTGTGCCGCGCCAACGGGGTCCCGGCGTTCGAGAAGGCTTTCTCCCTCACCGACGTCTACAGCGCCGACGAAGCTTTCGTCACCGGCACCTTCGGCGGCCTCACGCCCGTAGTCGAAGTGGACGGGCGATCCATAGGGTACGGCGAACCGGGGCCGATCACGGCCAGCCTCTCCGCCCTTTACCGCAGTCTCGTCGATCAGGCGGCGGGCGAACGATGA
- a CDS encoding sulfotransferase family protein, producing the protein MTARISMWSGPRNVSTALMYSFRQRSDTVVVDEPLYGHYLKATGAEHPGAAEVMADVELDAARAVEGMLHGHSEREVVFFKNMAHHLRGLDSACRDRLFSGGLSHALLIRDPREMLPSLARVLERPRLVDTGLVEQCEILEREVEAGRDPVVIDSRDLLRDPPGALRKLCERLGLGFESEMLSWPRGPKPEDGVWAAHWYASVHRSVGFATHRPPSEPFPEELSDLLEECRPYYARLAERTTGMSHKS; encoded by the coding sequence ATGACGGCGCGCATCTCGATGTGGTCGGGGCCCCGGAACGTCTCCACCGCTCTTATGTACAGCTTCCGGCAGAGGAGCGACACCGTCGTCGTCGACGAGCCGCTTTACGGTCACTACCTGAAGGCCACCGGAGCGGAGCATCCTGGGGCGGCAGAGGTGATGGCGGATGTGGAGCTCGACGCCGCGCGCGCCGTCGAGGGGATGCTGCACGGGCACAGCGAGCGCGAGGTGGTCTTCTTCAAGAACATGGCTCACCATCTGAGGGGCCTGGACTCGGCATGCCGTGACCGGCTCTTCTCGGGCGGCCTCAGTCACGCTCTGCTGATCCGCGACCCGCGTGAGATGCTGCCCTCACTCGCCAGGGTGCTCGAGCGGCCCCGGCTTGTCGACACGGGTCTGGTCGAACAGTGCGAGATCCTCGAACGCGAAGTGGAAGCGGGGCGCGACCCGGTCGTGATCGATTCGCGTGACCTGCTTCGGGATCCGCCCGGAGCGTTGCGGAAGCTCTGCGAACGCCTGGGCCTCGGCTTCGAAAGCGAGATGCTGAGCTGGCCTCGTGGGCCGAAGCCGGAGGATGGTGTCTGGGCGGCGCACTGGTACGCGAGCGTCCACAGGTCGGTGGGGTTCGCGACTCATCGGCCACCCTCGGAGCCGTTCCCAGAGGAGCTCAGCGACCTTCTCGAGGAGTGCCGGCCGTACTATGCGAGACTGGCAGAACGGACTACCGGCATGTCTCACAAGTCCTGA
- the rplS gene encoding 50S ribosomal protein L19 yields the protein MKYNKGAILRSIEQPFLRDDIPQFDTGDTIRVDYKVTEGNRSRIQAFEGVVIARKNGKGARSTITVRKVSFGEGVERIFPVHSPVIDKIEVVRRGRSRRAKLYYLRELRGKAARLKTDVARQEEDRAAARASREQK from the coding sequence ATGAAGTACAACAAAGGCGCCATTCTGCGCTCGATCGAGCAGCCCTTCCTACGGGACGACATTCCGCAGTTCGATACCGGCGACACCATCCGGGTCGATTACAAGGTCACCGAGGGCAACCGCTCGCGCATCCAGGCATTCGAAGGTGTGGTGATCGCCCGCAAGAACGGCAAAGGCGCCCGTTCCACCATCACGGTCCGCAAGGTCTCCTTCGGGGAAGGCGTGGAGCGGATCTTCCCGGTTCACTCGCCGGTCATCGACAAGATCGAAGTGGTGCGCCGCGGCAGGAGCCGTCGGGCCAAGCTCTACTACCTGCGCGAGCTCCGCGGCAAGGCCGCTCGCCTGAAGACCGACGTAGCTCGTCAGGAAGAGGACCGGGCCGCAGCCCGAGCCAGCAGAGAACAGAAGTAA
- a CDS encoding NAD(P)-binding domain-containing protein, which produces MEAVAIGSAREIGTVVVGAGQAGLALGYQLSRRGVSFVILEANSRIGDSWRRRWDSLRLFTPARYDGLPGLPFPARPDYFPTKDEMADYLEAYAARFALPVETGTRVQKIRRVDDGYLVETAEQTYRARDVVVAMSNYQRPHVPDFAREIDDDILQIHSSAYCNPDQLRPGPVLIVGAGNSGSELARELARTRPTALAGAGTGQLPFRIESRLAHAIFIPLVLKLLFHRVLTVNTPVGRRVRRKVVNRGGPWIRVKESDLARAGVERLPRVTGAKLGLPLLADGSTRRPANIVWCTGFRPDLSWLDLPIEMAGHEPRHVGGSVPGLPGFYFVGLHFQHALSSAMIQGVGRDAARIAQRIARSHGTGQRQAIRITPNSAHEVSPQAAER; this is translated from the coding sequence ATGGAAGCAGTTGCAATCGGATCGGCCAGAGAGATCGGAACGGTGGTAGTGGGGGCCGGACAGGCGGGACTGGCGCTCGGTTACCAGCTGTCGCGCCGGGGAGTTTCGTTCGTGATCCTGGAGGCGAACAGCAGGATCGGCGACAGCTGGCGGCGTCGCTGGGACTCGCTGAGGCTCTTCACCCCGGCTCGTTACGACGGTCTTCCGGGCCTGCCGTTCCCGGCACGGCCGGACTACTTCCCGACCAAGGACGAGATGGCCGACTACCTCGAGGCCTACGCCGCGCGGTTCGCCCTGCCAGTCGAGACCGGCACCCGGGTGCAGAAGATCCGACGGGTAGACGATGGTTACCTCGTCGAGACGGCCGAGCAGACGTACCGAGCGCGAGACGTCGTAGTGGCCATGTCCAACTACCAGCGGCCGCACGTCCCCGACTTCGCCCGAGAGATCGATGACGACATCCTTCAGATCCACTCGAGCGCCTACTGCAATCCGGATCAGTTGCGTCCGGGACCGGTGCTGATCGTGGGCGCCGGGAACTCCGGCTCCGAACTCGCCCGTGAACTCGCTCGAACTCGTCCGACGGCCCTCGCAGGCGCCGGCACGGGCCAGCTTCCCTTCAGGATCGAGAGCCGGCTCGCCCACGCCATCTTCATACCGTTGGTGCTGAAGCTCCTCTTCCACCGGGTACTCACGGTGAACACCCCGGTCGGGCGGCGGGTCCGCCGGAAGGTCGTGAACCGCGGCGGACCGTGGATACGGGTGAAGGAGAGCGACCTGGCCAGGGCCGGGGTGGAGCGGCTCCCGCGAGTGACCGGAGCGAAGCTCGGCCTGCCTCTCCTGGCCGACGGATCTACGCGGCGCCCGGCCAACATCGTCTGGTGCACGGGCTTTCGCCCCGACCTGAGTTGGCTCGACCTGCCCATCGAGATGGCCGGTCACGAGCCGAGGCATGTCGGAGGTAGCGTTCCCGGTCTACCCGGTTTCTACTTCGTTGGGCTGCACTTCCAGCACGCCCTCTCCTCGGCGATGATCCAGGGGGTGGGCAGAGACGCCGCCCGAATCGCCCAGCGGATCGCCAGGAGTCACGGGACCGGCCAGCGGCAGGCGATCCGGATAACGCCCAATTCCGCCCACGAAGTGAGCCCGCAGGCAGCCGAGCGCTGA
- a CDS encoding LuxR C-terminal-related transcriptional regulator — MLMTGSELLLRGRTAYEARDWVTAFESLSDADGLEQLSAVDLEMCALAAFLTGHNEEFRRCLGRAYQEYLARREDRAAARAAFWLGFEAGNQGDGIKASAWLSRAERHLIEQPEECAERGYVLLARVPQLLASRRYDEALRLASQAERLAERCADEDLLAFAAHARGVSLLRLGEVRQGMEVLDETLLALASSEPFPIVAGLVYCSVISACRSLFDLQRMHSWTDALGSWCAAQPGLVPYAGECKVYHSELLQLKGQWQEALAEVEEVIALDTLNSQRVLGLAAYQLGELRRLRGEREEAEAAFMEAHRLGHDPQPGLALLWLEGGAADAAANALRRALQEATDEQRRARLLPAYIRSLLALERLEEAGEASRQLTAIAHGVSSGNDQAANLLEAMAQEWSGRAELAAGRATAALAALRSACDQYQRLGDEYDMACARLAIGEACRELGDDETATLELSAARSCFERLGAKNELKATAQLLDASEPIGPRLSPRERQVLALVAAGMTNRSIAQELELSARTVDRHLSNIFDKLSVSSRAAAAVRGVELGLVPAQGEG, encoded by the coding sequence ATGCTGATGACCGGCAGTGAACTCCTTCTGAGAGGCAGAACGGCCTACGAGGCGCGTGATTGGGTGACCGCCTTCGAGAGCCTCTCGGACGCCGACGGGCTCGAGCAACTCTCTGCCGTGGACCTGGAGATGTGCGCTCTCGCTGCCTTCCTCACCGGGCACAACGAGGAGTTCCGCCGCTGCCTGGGAAGGGCCTACCAGGAGTACCTGGCCCGTCGAGAGGACCGAGCGGCAGCCCGCGCCGCCTTCTGGCTCGGGTTCGAGGCGGGGAACCAGGGTGACGGCATCAAGGCCTCGGCCTGGCTGTCGCGGGCCGAAAGACACCTCATAGAGCAGCCGGAGGAGTGCGCGGAGCGGGGCTACGTGCTGCTGGCCCGGGTCCCTCAGCTGCTCGCTTCGAGGAGATACGACGAGGCGTTGCGCCTGGCCTCGCAGGCCGAGCGGCTGGCGGAGCGGTGCGCCGACGAGGACCTGTTGGCCTTCGCGGCGCACGCCAGGGGCGTGAGCCTGCTGCGGCTGGGAGAGGTCAGGCAAGGGATGGAGGTGCTCGACGAGACGCTGCTAGCCCTTGCTTCGAGCGAACCCTTCCCTATCGTCGCGGGCCTCGTCTACTGCAGCGTGATCTCGGCGTGCCGCAGCCTCTTCGATCTCCAGCGGATGCATTCGTGGACCGATGCGCTGGGCAGCTGGTGCGCCGCTCAACCCGGGCTGGTGCCGTACGCGGGCGAGTGCAAGGTGTACCATTCGGAGCTCCTCCAGTTGAAAGGACAGTGGCAAGAAGCGCTGGCCGAGGTGGAGGAGGTCATCGCGCTCGACACGCTCAACTCGCAGAGGGTCCTCGGCCTGGCGGCCTACCAGTTGGGCGAGCTCAGGCGGCTGCGCGGCGAGCGTGAGGAGGCAGAGGCCGCGTTCATGGAAGCGCACCGGTTGGGGCACGACCCACAACCCGGCCTGGCCCTCCTGTGGCTCGAGGGCGGGGCGGCCGATGCCGCCGCGAACGCTCTTCGGCGGGCCCTCCAGGAGGCGACCGACGAGCAGCGCCGGGCGAGGCTCCTGCCCGCCTACATCCGGTCCCTCCTCGCGCTGGAGCGGCTGGAAGAGGCCGGAGAGGCCTCCCGCCAACTCACCGCTATCGCCCATGGGGTGAGTAGCGGTAACGATCAGGCCGCGAACCTGCTGGAGGCGATGGCACAGGAATGGTCGGGCCGGGCCGAATTGGCTGCGGGCAGGGCGACGGCCGCGCTCGCCGCCCTGCGATCGGCCTGCGATCAGTACCAGCGGTTAGGTGACGAGTACGACATGGCCTGCGCGCGACTGGCCATCGGCGAGGCCTGCCGGGAGCTGGGGGACGACGAAACCGCGACCCTCGAACTGAGCGCTGCCCGGAGCTGCTTCGAACGGTTGGGAGCGAAGAACGAGCTCAAGGCGACCGCTCAGCTGCTCGACGCTTCCGAGCCTATCGGGCCGAGACTGAGTCCTCGCGAACGGCAGGTCCTCGCCCTGGTGGCGGCGGGTATGACCAATCGTTCGATCGCCCAGGAGCTGGAGTTGAGCGCTCGGACCGTCGACCGGCACCTGAGCAACATCTTCGACAAGCTCTCCGTATCGTCCCGCGCCGCAGCGGCCGTTCGCGGAGTCGAACTCGGCCTGGTCCCCGCTCAGGGCGAGGGCTGA
- a CDS encoding YciI family protein, translating into MRVIVMVKATEESEAGIMPSTELLDAMGRYNEELVNAGIMLAGEGLRPSSAGKRVKFDGASRTVVDGPFPETRELVAGYWLWQVKDMAEAVEWAKRCPNPMPVPSELEIRPIFESADFGEALTPEIAEREERLRRRTENG; encoded by the coding sequence GTGCGCGTCATCGTGATGGTCAAGGCTACCGAGGAGAGCGAAGCGGGCATCATGCCCTCGACCGAGCTCCTGGATGCGATGGGCAGGTACAACGAGGAGCTGGTGAACGCCGGGATCATGCTTGCCGGCGAGGGGTTGCGCCCTTCGTCCGCGGGGAAGCGCGTGAAGTTCGACGGCGCGTCACGGACCGTGGTCGACGGTCCCTTCCCTGAAACCCGGGAACTGGTGGCCGGCTACTGGCTGTGGCAAGTGAAGGACATGGCGGAGGCGGTCGAATGGGCGAAAAGGTGCCCGAATCCGATGCCCGTGCCCAGCGAGCTGGAGATCCGGCCTATCTTCGAGTCGGCTGACTTCGGCGAGGCCCTCACACCTGAGATAGCGGAACGAGAGGAACGGCTCCGGCGGAGGACCGAGAACGGCTGA
- a CDS encoding TrkA C-terminal domain-containing protein codes for MDETAVGSKVRESTLPGVGKKYVMPLEAGGNIALVVRPDGERSLFHFLPEEDQPFDVVKFTRQEAQQVANLMAPALVAPPDLEGLELALGSVEIEWIELSANSQLVGATLGTSGLRERTGASVMAVMREGKWVANPGVDYVFREGDTVLVLGDQEQSEAARQLIES; via the coding sequence ATGGACGAAACAGCCGTTGGCAGCAAAGTCCGCGAGTCGACTCTGCCTGGCGTGGGGAAGAAGTACGTCATGCCTCTCGAAGCGGGCGGCAATATCGCGCTGGTGGTGCGCCCCGACGGGGAGAGGAGCCTCTTCCACTTCCTCCCCGAGGAGGACCAGCCGTTCGACGTCGTCAAGTTCACCCGCCAGGAAGCGCAGCAGGTAGCCAACCTGATGGCGCCCGCACTGGTGGCTCCACCCGACCTGGAGGGGCTCGAACTGGCCCTGGGGTCAGTCGAGATCGAATGGATCGAACTGAGCGCGAATTCTCAGCTCGTCGGTGCGACACTGGGCACCAGCGGTTTGCGAGAGCGGACCGGGGCCAGTGTCATGGCCGTCATGCGCGAGGGCAAGTGGGTAGCCAACCCCGGCGTCGACTACGTCTTCCGTGAGGGCGACACCGTGCTCGTCCTGGGCGACCAGGAGCAGAGCGAGGCGGCCCGTCAACTGATCGAATCCTGA
- a CDS encoding cation:proton antiporter, with the protein MSPLLQLGLIALGLYLAGWVSTKLGLSSIVGFMVLGVALGPHGFYPLYQVTPVTEMLGELGIVLLLFFMGLEFSLGRFTEGGRNILVAGSIDLLGFVAGATIGLLLDFGVLASLFLGGIVYVSSSGVIAKLLSDEDLIAYPEAERTLGVLVYEDLAMIVVLGGLAFMTSGGGTARFLGVALFLLAYAILLRFGRKVLERLLGREGEDLVLLLLALVVLFSVGAQGLNFPEAVAAFLLGMLIAESKYKDRVEVTLHSWRDVAAAVFFLDFGLHVEMQPALARWQPALVLVLVTVVVQVSTGYLAGRATGISRRGSVGHGLMLLPRGEFSLLVVGLVAGVDSIPVEVREALMGMTSLYVLAMVVVGSAVFRNYEVISNWLQVRLRTPEARRAVLERQRELERMTLD; encoded by the coding sequence TTGTCTCCACTACTTCAGCTGGGGCTCATAGCACTGGGGCTCTACCTGGCCGGCTGGGTGAGTACCAAGCTCGGCCTCTCGAGCATCGTCGGGTTCATGGTCCTGGGGGTGGCTCTTGGCCCCCACGGCTTCTACCCGCTCTACCAGGTCACGCCGGTTACCGAGATGCTCGGCGAGCTCGGCATCGTCCTCCTCCTCTTCTTCATGGGACTCGAGTTCTCATTGGGGCGCTTCACCGAGGGTGGCCGCAATATCCTCGTGGCCGGTTCCATCGACCTGCTCGGCTTCGTAGCCGGGGCGACCATCGGCCTGCTCCTCGACTTCGGCGTGCTCGCCAGCCTTTTCCTGGGCGGGATCGTCTACGTCTCCTCCTCGGGGGTCATCGCCAAGCTGCTCTCGGACGAGGACCTCATCGCCTATCCCGAGGCGGAACGGACGCTGGGCGTACTGGTCTACGAGGACCTGGCGATGATCGTGGTCCTCGGCGGCCTGGCCTTCATGACGTCAGGCGGCGGGACCGCCCGGTTCCTCGGAGTGGCCCTGTTCCTGCTCGCCTACGCCATTCTCCTGAGGTTCGGCCGCAAGGTACTCGAGCGCCTCCTGGGACGTGAGGGCGAGGATCTCGTGCTGCTTCTGCTGGCGCTGGTCGTCCTGTTCTCCGTCGGGGCGCAGGGCCTCAACTTCCCCGAGGCGGTAGCCGCGTTCCTCCTCGGCATGCTCATCGCCGAGTCCAAATACAAGGACAGGGTAGAGGTGACGCTCCACTCGTGGCGCGACGTCGCGGCCGCGGTCTTCTTCCTCGACTTCGGGCTTCACGTCGAGATGCAGCCGGCGCTGGCGCGCTGGCAACCCGCGCTCGTGCTGGTGCTGGTGACGGTGGTCGTACAGGTGTCGACAGGCTACCTCGCTGGCCGCGCCACCGGGATCAGTCGCAGAGGCAGCGTGGGCCACGGGCTCATGCTCCTCCCCCGCGGGGAGTTCTCGCTGCTCGTCGTCGGCCTGGTCGCGGGGGTGGACTCCATCCCCGTCGAGGTGAGGGAAGCCCTCATGGGGATGACTTCGCTCTACGTGCTGGCGATGGTCGTGGTCGGCTCTGCCGTGTTCCGGAACTACGAGGTCATCAGCAACTGGTTGCAGGTGCGTCTGCGAACACCGGAAGCGCGCCGGGCCGTGCTCGAGCGGCAACGGGAGTTGGAGAGGATGACGCTCGACTGA
- a CDS encoding sulfite exporter TauE/SafE family protein yields the protein MPTDTALVLLILFGSSFVRSLVGFGDALLAMPLLLLVVGLDVAVPLVGLVAVVVAVILLSLNWREVEFRSLGPLLATALLGAPIGVLLVKSLEGEWLIHALGVLLILFGGYRLIGPRLPEVRHPALTLPLGLLSGIFGGAYNVSGPFALLYAGLRGWSPRVFRASLQGFFIVTSAAIAVSQGVAGFWTPQVWNLFLLSLPLVVTANLGGHLLASRVPSTWLERLISTGIALIGVALVA from the coding sequence TTGCCTACCGACACCGCGCTCGTCCTCCTGATACTCTTCGGCTCCTCGTTCGTCCGTTCCCTGGTCGGCTTCGGCGACGCCCTCCTGGCTATGCCGCTGCTGTTGCTGGTCGTTGGCCTCGACGTTGCCGTCCCGCTGGTAGGCCTCGTTGCTGTCGTCGTAGCCGTAATCCTGCTCTCGCTCAACTGGCGGGAGGTGGAGTTCCGTTCTCTGGGCCCGTTGCTGGCCACCGCCCTCCTCGGAGCACCCATCGGGGTGCTGCTCGTCAAGAGCCTCGAGGGAGAGTGGCTCATCCATGCACTTGGCGTGCTCCTGATCCTCTTCGGCGGGTACAGGCTCATCGGACCGCGTCTGCCGGAGGTGCGCCATCCGGCCCTGACCCTGCCCCTGGGCCTGCTCTCGGGCATCTTCGGCGGAGCCTATAACGTCAGCGGGCCGTTCGCGCTACTCTACGCCGGGCTGCGCGGCTGGAGCCCGCGAGTGTTCAGGGCCAGCCTGCAGGGCTTCTTCATCGTCACGAGCGCGGCGATCGCCGTATCACAGGGGGTAGCCGGCTTCTGGACTCCACAGGTGTGGAACCTCTTCCTCCTCTCGCTCCCCCTGGTAGTCACGGCCAATCTGGGAGGCCACCTGCTCGCAAGCCGCGTCCCGTCTACCTGGTTGGAAAGGCTGATCAGTACCGGAATCGCCCTCATCGGTGTAGCTCTGGTCGCCTGA
- a CDS encoding DinB family protein, which translates to MLTPDIDFDLDDATAVLERTPASLIALLGGLPDRWTAATEGDGTWSPYDVLGHLVHGERVNWMPRLRHILEGRSEPFEEFDRTAQFRDSAGRSLSELLVTFAELRRENLAELRLLGLTDADLQRRGLHPNLGEVRLAELLATWAVHDLDHVTQISRTMAKVYRAAVGPWSAFLSILRDRE; encoded by the coding sequence ATGTTGACCCCCGATATCGACTTCGACCTCGACGACGCCACTGCTGTTCTCGAGCGCACGCCCGCGAGTCTCATAGCCCTCCTGGGTGGTCTGCCCGACAGATGGACGGCCGCCACCGAGGGCGACGGCACCTGGTCGCCGTACGACGTCCTGGGCCACCTCGTGCACGGAGAGCGCGTCAACTGGATGCCGCGCCTTAGGCACATCCTGGAAGGGAGGTCGGAGCCGTTCGAGGAGTTCGACCGCACTGCTCAGTTCCGCGACAGCGCTGGCAGAAGCCTCTCGGAACTGCTGGTCACGTTCGCGGAGTTGCGCCGCGAGAACCTCGCCGAACTCCGCCTCCTCGGCCTCACCGACGCCGACCTGCAACGCCGCGGCCTCCATCCGAACCTGGGCGAAGTGCGCCTGGCGGAGTTGCTCGCCACCTGGGCCGTGCACGACCTGGACCACGTGACCCAGATCTCCCGCACGATGGCCAAGGTCTACCGCGCCGCGGTCGGGCCGTGGAGCGCCTTCCTCTCGATCCTCCGCGACAGGGAGTGA